TCGCGGCCTCGATCACCTTCTTCCACCGTGCCGTCTCGGCAGTGATGTAGGCCGCAAACGGTTCGGAATCCAACGCGACCGCGGTGGCACCGAGTTCGGCCATCTTCTGCACCGTGTCCGGCTGCTGCATGAAGGCGCGGATCTCGGCCGAGAGCTTTTCGACGATCGGTTTCGGCGTGCCTGATGGCACGAAGAAGCCATGCCAGGCCACGGCCTCGAAGCCCGGCAGGAATTCGGCGACGGCGGGAGCTTCGGGATCGAAGGCAGCCCGCTTCGGCGTCGCCGTCGCGAGCAGTGCGAGCGCGCCGGTCTTCACCTGCGGCAGCAGCAGCGGCACGTTGTCGAAGGCGAGATCGATCTGGCCGCTCAACAGATCCGTCAGCATTTGGCTGGACCCCTTGTAGGGCACGTGCACCATCTTGGTCCCGGTCATCTGCTGGAACAGCTCGCCAGCGAGATGCTGCGAGGTGCCGACGCCGGCCGAGCCGAACGAGACCTTGTCCGGATTCGCCTTCAGATAGGCGATCAGCTCCGGCACTGTGCGCGCCTTGATCTTGTTGGGGTTCACGACGAGCACGTTGGGCACGACGCTGATCTGGGCAACCGGCGCAAGATCTTTGTCCGGCTGGTAGCTGAGCTTCGGACCATAGAGTGACGGATTGATCGCGAGCGCGGACGTGCTGGCAACGCCGATCGTGATGCCATCAGGCGCCGACTTCGCCAGCCGCGTCACCCCGAGGATGGAGCCGGCGCCACCGACATTCTCGACCACGAACGGCTTGCCGAGCTTCGCCTGCAAATGGTTGGAGACCATGCGGGCGAAGATGTCGGCGGTACCGCCGGCAGCGAAGGGAACGATCACCGTCACCTGCTTGGACGGATAGCCGTCCTGGGCCTTTGCCGGTGAGGCCGCCAGCAGCATGAGTGAGGCAAGAACAAGCCACATCGATCTCATCGAAGTTTCCTCTGTTTTACATGTTGTTGATTTGCGTGTCGCGAGCGAGCGACGTGGAACGGCTAGAACGCGACCTCGTACATGTTCAGGATCGCATCCCGGCCGAGGTCGCGCGGATTGTTGTCGAGCAGGCGGCGAATGGCGTGCGCCTCATCGGCCATCACCCCGAGGTCGTCCCGGGGCACGCCGAGCGCCGACAGCCGCATTTCGATGCCGAGATCAGCACAGAATTTGTAGGTGGCGTCGAACACCAGCTTCGCATCGTCCTGCTCCGGCAATCCAAGCGCCCCGAGCACAGCGACAGTCTTCGCCTTCACGGCCGGCATGTTGAACGCCAGCGTGTGCGGGAAGATCACGGCGCAGGCCCGGCCATGGGCGATATGATGGCGCGTGCCGAGCGGATAGGCGACCGCATGACCGGCAGTGGTGTTCACAGGCCCCAGACAATAGCCGCCATAGAGCGAGGCCAGTGCCAGACCTGCACGCGCCTCGCGATCGTCGCCGTCGGCCACCGCGCGCTTGAGATACTGCCCGACCAGCCGCGCGCCCTCGAGCGCATAGAGGTCGATCGCGGGATGCGCCTTGCGGCTCGTATAGGCCTCGACGCAATGCGCCAACGCGTCGACGCCGGTCGCCGCGGTGATCTCCTTCGGCACCGTCATCGTCAGATCCGGATCGACGATGGCGATATCGGCCAGCATGAACCGGCTCTGCACCGCCTGCTTGTTCTGGCTGACAGGGTCGGTGACGAGGGCACGGGTGCCGGCCTCGCTGCCGGTCCCGGACGTGGTGGGGATCTGCATCAGTGCCATGCTGCGGCCCGCCACCTTCTCCGGCCCGACGATGTCGGCGAAGGCCACATCGCTCGTGCACATCACCGCGACCAGCTTGGCCAGATCCATCGCGCTGCCGCCGCCGAACCCGACGACGAGATCGGGCTTGGCTGCGCGTGCCATCGCGACCGCCTTGTCAAGGTTGGGCAGGTCCGGCTCCGGCTTCACGTCGCCGAACACCTTCACTGCGCCCGGCAGCGCCAGCGCGTCGACGCGGCGCGCGTTGAACGGGTCGGAGATCACCAATGGCCGTTTTGCGCCGATCCGCTCGGCGAAGCGTGCCGCAGCGGCAATCGTGCCGCAGCCGAATTCGAGGACGGTCGGACGAAGGATCTCGATGGGCGTGAAGGCGTTGGTCATCGTGCGTTCAGGTCTCATGACTTGGATGCGGAGGCGCCAGCGGCCAGCCGCTCGGCATAGTCGATGGCCTCGATCAGGCTGTGCTCGTTGGCGATGCCCTTGCCGGCGATATCGAAGGCGGTGCCGTGATCGACGGAGGTGCGGATGATCGGCAGACCCAGCGTGATGTTGACGCCGGAGAGCTCCTGCCAACGGCCGGTGGCAGGATCGACCTGGAAACCGAGCAGCT
This genomic stretch from Bradyrhizobium sp. CCGB12 harbors:
- a CDS encoding tripartite tricarboxylate transporter substrate binding protein, with the translated sequence MRSMWLVLASLMLLAASPAKAQDGYPSKQVTVIVPFAAGGTADIFARMVSNHLQAKLGKPFVVENVGGAGSILGVTRLAKSAPDGITIGVASTSALAINPSLYGPKLSYQPDKDLAPVAQISVVPNVLVVNPNKIKARTVPELIAYLKANPDKVSFGSAGVGTSQHLAGELFQQMTGTKMVHVPYKGSSQMLTDLLSGQIDLAFDNVPLLLPQVKTGALALLATATPKRAAFDPEAPAVAEFLPGFEAVAWHGFFVPSGTPKPIVEKLSAEIRAFMQQPDTVQKMAELGATAVALDSEPFAAYITAETARWKKVIEAANIKLE
- a CDS encoding iron-containing alcohol dehydrogenase; protein product: MTNAFTPIEILRPTVLEFGCGTIAAAARFAERIGAKRPLVISDPFNARRVDALALPGAVKVFGDVKPEPDLPNLDKAVAMARAAKPDLVVGFGGGSAMDLAKLVAVMCTSDVAFADIVGPEKVAGRSMALMQIPTTSGTGSEAGTRALVTDPVSQNKQAVQSRFMLADIAIVDPDLTMTVPKEITAATGVDALAHCVEAYTSRKAHPAIDLYALEGARLVGQYLKRAVADGDDREARAGLALASLYGGYCLGPVNTTAGHAVAYPLGTRHHIAHGRACAVIFPHTLAFNMPAVKAKTVAVLGALGLPEQDDAKLVFDATYKFCADLGIEMRLSALGVPRDDLGVMADEAHAIRRLLDNNPRDLGRDAILNMYEVAF